In Eublepharis macularius isolate TG4126 chromosome 4, MPM_Emac_v1.0, whole genome shotgun sequence, the following are encoded in one genomic region:
- the MYOCD gene encoding myocardin — MKFYSCGCSSEEAESSSPTRESCHMGKLRLREITPCPRPPTLKSPSTFHEQKKTLERAKTEDYLKHKIRNRPVSSELVDMHILQDSATEGSIQGTQMKLKRARLADNLNEKIALRPGPLELVEKNIIPVDSAVKEAIKDTQVKFSKSSDAFAFEEDSSNDGMSPEQVRSEDSEGSTESAAGTKISEAGFPSVSGTTQDHSSTFENDTADVTSQQNSQPESPKDLNGQQTPPVPIATSAKSKPSSDSKNRHKKPKETKPKVKKLKYHQYIPPDQKAEKSPPPMDSAYARLLQQQQLFLQLQILSQQQQHRHHQHFNYPGAHASQLKQPSEQVGKTTSSSPTGVANSPLSPVKGTFSGQPCISTLKPGPLPSNLDDLKVSELRQQLRIRGLPVSGTKTALMERLRPFQECSGGSVPSFSEITTVTFPVTPTSSLSSYQSQSSASLLSNGFYHFGSTSSTPPISPASSDLSVNGSLPDTFNEGPMSSPQFVLQPSPVQGGCEESLIGSMNGAGMQLEVERVDTEKDKMLVEKQKVINELTWKLQQEQRQVEELRMQLQKRKRSHGAEEKQPSGHFFGFPIKQENTVSSCPFASKQATLKGQTSSSDTLNNCGPPQLPRLVNSHCMESSGQNGILSSTFLSPQCSPQHSPLEAAKSPQHISLPPSPNSHYLLSVSPNTQGEGRSCSPQANSHLHTTPIPTQGGQKYALLSPSFCKSNAALPEGKQPPPYADAVKQQMTRSQQMDELLDVLIETGEMPANAKDDRPCLQKVPQITVSSGTSGTSSLLKASSTFEQGPSSQLSFEHGPGNNDSHLEILLNSHSPLGRTNEVTLLKVGGEEPHFEGVMEGFSSKTADELLTPHEILPTPLSPMETQLSPSSGDGSGLHVSFTESPWETMEWLDLTPPSSANGFGSLTTTGPSIFNIDFLDVTDLNLNSTMDLHLQQW, encoded by the exons TTTTACAGTTGCGGCTGCAGCAGCGAAGAAGCCGAGAGCAGCTCACCAACCAGGGAGTCATGCCAC ATGGGGAAACTGAGACTGAGAGAGATAACaccttgcccaaggccaccca CATTGAAAAGCCCCTCTACCTTCCATGAGCAAAAGAAGACTTTGGAGAGAGCTAAG ACTGAAGATTATTTAAAGCACAAGATCCGAAACAGACCCGTATCCTCGGAGCTGGTTGATATGCACATTTTACAGG ATTCAGCCACCGAGGGGTCCATTCAAGGTACTCAGATGAAACTAAAAAGAGCCCGTCTTGCAGACAATCTGAACGAAAAGATTGCTCTTAGGCCAGGTCCTCTGGAGCTGGTGGAGAAGAATATCATTCCTGTTGACTCAGCTGTGAAAGAGGCCATCAAAG ATACCCAGGTAAAGTTCTCAAAATCCTCAGATGCCTTTGCTTTTGAAGAAGACAGCAGCAATGATGGGATGTCCCCAGAGCAAGTCAGAAGTGAAGATTCGGAGGGATCCACGGAATCAGCAGCAGGAACCAAAATTTCAGAAGCAGGGTTCCCCTCAGTGTCAGGGACAACTCAG GACCATTCCAGTACCTTTGAAAATGATACTGCTGATGTGACATCTCAGCAGAATAGCCAGCCAGAAAGTCCAAAAGACTTGAACGGGCAACAGACGCCTCCAGTCCCTATTGCCACATCAGCAAAG TCAAAACCCTCAAGTGACAGCAAGAACCGCCACAAAAAGCCCAAGGAGACGAAGCCCAAAGTGAAGAAGCTTAAATACCACCAGTACATTCCTCCTGACCAGAAGGCCGAGAAGTCTCCTCCTCCCATGGACTCGGCCTACGCCAGgctcttgcagcagcagcagctcttcctACAGCTCCAGATCCTCAGTCAGCAACAGCAGCACCGGCACCATCAGCATTTCAACTACCCTGGCGCTCACGCCAGTCAGCTGAA GCAACCCAGTGAGCAAGTGGGCAAAACCACAAGCTCTTCCCCAACAGGTGTTGCAAACAGTCCTCTTTCTCCTGTGAAAGGCACCTTTTCAGGACAGCCCTGCATTTCGACTCTCAAACCGGGTCCTTTGCCATCCAATCTGGATGACTTAAAA GTGTCAGAGTTGAGGCAGCAGCTCCGAATAAGGGGCCTTCCCGTATCCGGTACAAAAACAGCTCTGATGGAACGTCTGCGGCCTTTCCAAGAATGCAGTGGGGGTTCAGTGCCCAGTTTCAGTGAAATAACTACAGTCACCTTCCCAGTGACCCCAACAAGCTCTCTCTCCAGCTACCAGTCTCAGTCCTCAGCCAGCCTGTTATCCAATGGCTTTTACCACTTTGGCAGCACCAGCTCCACACCACCCATCTCCCCAGCTTCTTCCGACCTGTCAGTGAACGGCTCCTTACCAGACACTTTCAATGAAGGACCCATGTCTTCCCCACAGTTTGTCTTGCAGCCTTCACCTGTGCAGGGTGGGTGTGAAGAGAGTTTGATAGGAAGCATGAATGGAGCTGGCATGCAGCTGGAAGTGGAAAGAGTTGACACAGAGAAAGACAAGATGCTGGTGGAAAAGCAAAAGGTCATCAACGAGCTAACCTGGAAACTGCAGCAAGAGCAGAGGCAAGTGGAAGAGCTGAGGATGCAGCTTCAGAAGCGCAAAAGGAGCCatggagcagaggagaagcaACCCTCCGGACATTTCTTTGGCTTTCCAATCAAGCAAGAAAACACTGTGTCCAGCTGTCCATTTGCATCCAAGCAAGCTACCTTGAAGGGGCAAACCAGCAGCTCTGATACTCTGAATAACTGTGGGCCGCCACAGTTGCCCCGCCTTGTAAATAGCCATTGCATGGAATCTTCAGGGCAAAATGGCATACTGTCTTCCACATTCCTAAGCCCACAATGCTCCCCCCAGCATTCTCCACTAGAGGCAGCAAAGAGCCCACAACATATCAGCCTTCCCCCCTCACCAAACAGCCATTACCTCCTTTCAGTGTCCCCCAATACTCAAGGTGAAGGACGCAGCTGTTCTCCACAGGCAAACAGCCATTTACACACAACTCCG ATACCAACACAGGGAGGCCAGAAGTATGCTCTTCTGTCACCCAGCTTCTGTAAGTCAAATGCTGCCCTTCCAGAAGGAAAACAGCCTCCACCATACGCTGATGCAGTGAAGCAG CAGATGACCCGAAGTCAGCAGATGGATGAGCTGTTGGATGTGCTTATTGAAACTGGAG AAATGCCTGCAAATGCCAAAGATGACCGGCCTTGTCTTCAGAAAGTGCCTCAGATAACAGTGTCTTCAGGGACTTCTGGTACATCTTCCTTACTAAAAGCATCATCTACATTTGAGCAAGGCCCTTCAAGTCAGCTCTCCTTTGAACATGGCCCTGGCAACAATGACAGCCATCTTGAAATCTTGTTAAATTCCCACAGCCCATTGGGGCGAACCAATGAGGTCACGCTTCTGAAGGTAGGTGGTGAAGAGCCTCACTTTGAAGGGGTGATGGAAGGATTTTCCAGCAAAACGGCTGATGAACTACTCACACCTCATGAGATCTTGCCAACACCCCTCTCGCCCATGGAGACTCAGCTGTCTCCCTCTTCTGGTGACGGATCTGGTTTGCATGTGAGCTTCACAGAGTCTCCTTGGGAAACAATGGAATGGCTGGATCTCACTCCACCTAGCTCAGCTAATGGTTTTGGTTCCCTCACCACCACAGGACCCAGCATCTTCAATATTGATTTCTTAGATGTTACTGATCTCAACTTGAACAGCACCATGGACCTGCACTTACAACAATGGTGA